The sequence GGGGCTGTTCTCCCTAGTACCAAAGTCACAATCTGATTGCTGGTGCTGCGCCACCGCGCAGTCACCGCTGCCACGCATAGCAAAGCAATCAGTCTGCAATATGGGTCTTTGTTAATGTTCAAGCGCGGCTGTTGCTTCCGTCAAACAGCATGTTTCGTCAAATACCATTCACATTACTAATAGCGATGCCAACGGCGACGTTCATAGCGCCGGCGTCGCCGTTCATAGCGTCGACCGCGGCGATCGTATCGCCGATCATCACGGTCATATCTGTGGGGGCAAGGGATATGGATTACTTCACGAGGGCGAACGATGGTGCGGGTGACTTGACGATTTTGGATATCAATGACGATCGGAAATTCGCCTGATTCGATAACCTGACGACCCCGTTTAATCTGATAGGTCAGCAAATTCTTGCCCGGACGCACTGCCAGATACTTACTCTGATGCTTGTGCTCTGGCGACACGAAAAACTTCTCGGATCGCCGTCCTGCCTCATATTCGCGGTCGGTATAAGGTATCGTGCCACCCCCGATCGTCGGGTTTTGAATCACCACACGTAACCCCGGTGCTGGGGGTGTGGTACTGGATGAGAAGAAAGCCTTGATACGGGGCTTGCCACGCCGATAAGGCGTCACGTCATGTGCTGAGACTAAAACCGTTGAGCCATAAATTGAACGCGGTGTGTGATAGCTATATTTTGGACGATGGCGACATCTGGATCGTCGGTAAGTCACGCCCGTTTGCTGATAAATCTTTTCGTAATTCACCCACTTTTGTACCAGGCTTGTTTGATTCAACGTTGGGGAGGAATCAAATTCAATTCCGGCGGTGGCCGATGTCGTGTTGCCAGACGGCATATTTGCCGGGTTAAAGGCCAATGCTGGGCGGGCCAATGCTGATTGGTGCCAGCTCAATGCCAACGGTAAGAGCAATGCCGTGGTGACGATCATGCCCGGCGTCTGAGCCGATCGAGGATTGGGCTGGACCCGCAGTCGCGGTTTAAAAATTGGCATGGCAACACATCAGGAATCTTACTTAAGCTTGATTATTTCGGGATAAACCAAGCTTATGCAAGTGTCTGAAGTCGGATTTTTCTCGGCCCAAAGTAACAAATTCGTCGTTTTGTGATGATCTGACGTTCAAGGCCTGCCGTTGCCCGCAACCGAATTCCCAGTTACGCTTCCGTCTTTAATTGATTAATCGCTGCACAACCCTAAATGCTTTGCCTGCACCATATAGCGGAAAATATATTCCGCTAGCTCAATCTTATTCCGGGCATCCTCTGGGGACTTCCCCCACACTGTTACCCCATGATTGCGAATCAAGAGCGCGGGAATTGGGGGTAATTCCTGCGTGAATCGATCGCGAATGGCTTGCCCGATCATCGGGACATCCAAATGATTGGCAAACAGCGGCATTCCCACCTTTGGATTGGCCTCCCAGATCCCAAATCCTTTGATCATTTCCAGTGGTGGCAACGGCAGGATTGCGGCATGCGTAAAATTGGAAACTAAATTTGCTTCGATCGAATGCACATGATAACAAGCGCGTGCTTCTGGGAAGATCGCGTATACGGCTTCATGAATCGAGGTTTCTGCGGATGGCTTCAGATCCGGTCGTGGTTTTTCGAACGTTCCATTGGGGAGTTGGTGAATAAAGTCGTTTTCTGTCAGCTCACCTTTGGATTTACCACTGGCGGTAATCCAGAAGCTACCGTCTTCGAGGCGGGCGGAGAGATTGCCAGCGGTGCCGAGCATCCAGCCCCGTTGGTGAAAATATTTGGCAGCGTTGACTAAATCGGTACGGGGATCGGTCATTGGCGAGTTGTCGTGGGGATGTGGTTTTGGTCGTGGGTGC comes from Romeriopsis navalis LEGE 11480 and encodes:
- the mtnB gene encoding methylthioribulose 1-phosphate dehydratase, encoding MTDPRTDLVNAAKYFHQRGWMLGTAGNLSARLEDGSFWITASGKSKGELTENDFIHQLPNGTFEKPRPDLKPSAETSIHEAVYAIFPEARACYHVHSIEANLVSNFTHAAILPLPPLEMIKGFGIWEANPKVGMPLFANHLDVPMIGQAIRDRFTQELPPIPALLIRNHGVTVWGKSPEDARNKIELAEYIFRYMVQAKHLGLCSD